Proteins co-encoded in one Bremerella sp. TYQ1 genomic window:
- a CDS encoding alpha/beta fold hydrolase, producing MNIENKTLNVAGKKTQLTILGEGPPLLYLHSAGGETEPIEFHKKLAEKYTVYLPAHPGFALSEGLDQIQDIHDLAWHYVDLLAQLNLENVPVVSYSLGAWTAAEVKLIRPNLIGPMVMIAAAGLHVDGSPMEELFIDSFDKLRELLFFDPTTQQAIDYFPSDTNDPRILMWLRAREATARVGWNPYLHDPKLAGHLHRLNSPTQIIWGRHDKLIPLAHGEYYAEHLPQAKLTVLEECGHMVPYEKTEEAAKITLDFLGST from the coding sequence ATGAACATCGAAAACAAAACGCTCAACGTTGCCGGCAAGAAGACGCAGCTTACGATCCTGGGCGAAGGACCGCCGCTTCTTTACCTGCACTCGGCCGGGGGCGAGACCGAGCCTATCGAGTTCCACAAAAAGCTGGCCGAGAAGTACACCGTCTACCTTCCAGCTCATCCTGGCTTTGCGCTTAGCGAAGGGCTCGACCAGATCCAGGACATCCACGACCTGGCATGGCACTACGTCGATCTTCTTGCACAGCTGAACCTGGAAAACGTCCCTGTCGTTAGCTACTCGCTGGGGGCTTGGACGGCGGCGGAAGTGAAGCTTATTCGACCGAACCTGATCGGACCGATGGTAATGATCGCCGCGGCCGGACTGCACGTCGATGGCTCGCCGATGGAAGAGCTGTTCATCGACAGTTTCGACAAGCTGCGCGAACTACTGTTCTTCGATCCAACAACCCAGCAAGCGATTGACTACTTCCCCAGCGACACCAACGACCCACGCATCTTGATGTGGCTCCGGGCTCGCGAAGCGACGGCTCGCGTTGGCTGGAACCCTTACCTGCACGATCCAAAGCTGGCTGGTCATCTGCATCGTCTAAACAGCCCGACGCAAATCATCTGGGGTCGCCACGACAAGCTCATCCCACTGGCTCACGGCGAATACTACGCCGAGCATTTACCTCAGGCAAAGCTGACCGTCCTTGAAGAATGCGGACACATGGTGCCGTACGAAAAGACCGAGGAAGCCGCGAAGATCACGTTGGACTTCCTGGGATCGACGTAA
- a CDS encoding LLM class flavin-dependent oxidoreductase, which produces MKFFAFHLMPWDRLPDDFSEKYDTAWTWLPNEMFDPEHGGELYNNYLDQLVLADQLGFDGVCVNEHHQNAYGTMPSPNLMASILARQTKNCKIAVVGNAIPFYDPPTRCAEEFSMIDCISGGRLIAGLVVGGGPEYYSFSKNPTFAREMYKEAFDLIMRAWTEPGPFEHYGKHWKLKYVNPWPRPIQQPHPPIWIPGAGSRETIQFVAQRRFAYMGIPYFHMDFFQRNFDMFRDECEKCDYTADPEQLGWLLPIYCAETDEQAWAEYEKHLWYFVKKLLKGLVVFPPGYTSARSIAGIQKGLQQFMSTCETREDIEKGGYAIVGSPETVRQKLSENIQKLGVGNLLGLFQLGTLPHDLTCKSMKLFADKVMPGLREEMNAALTS; this is translated from the coding sequence ATGAAATTCTTCGCCTTCCATTTGATGCCTTGGGATCGCCTTCCGGATGACTTTTCCGAGAAGTACGATACCGCTTGGACTTGGCTTCCCAACGAAATGTTCGATCCCGAACATGGCGGCGAACTGTACAACAACTACCTCGACCAACTCGTGCTGGCCGACCAGCTTGGCTTCGACGGTGTTTGCGTAAACGAGCATCACCAAAACGCCTACGGCACGATGCCGAGCCCAAACCTGATGGCGTCGATCCTGGCTCGCCAAACCAAGAACTGCAAGATCGCCGTCGTGGGCAATGCGATTCCGTTCTACGACCCGCCAACGCGCTGCGCCGAAGAGTTCTCGATGATCGACTGCATCAGCGGCGGGCGACTGATCGCTGGGCTCGTCGTCGGTGGCGGTCCAGAATATTACAGCTTCTCGAAGAACCCAACGTTCGCTCGCGAGATGTACAAGGAAGCGTTCGACCTGATCATGCGAGCATGGACCGAGCCAGGTCCGTTCGAGCATTACGGTAAGCATTGGAAGCTGAAGTATGTGAATCCGTGGCCGCGACCGATTCAGCAGCCGCATCCACCGATCTGGATTCCCGGAGCCGGTAGCCGCGAGACGATTCAGTTCGTCGCCCAGCGCCGCTTCGCCTATATGGGCATCCCGTACTTCCACATGGATTTCTTCCAACGCAACTTCGACATGTTCCGCGACGAATGCGAGAAGTGCGACTACACTGCCGATCCGGAACAACTCGGTTGGCTGCTTCCGATCTACTGTGCCGAGACTGACGAGCAAGCCTGGGCCGAGTACGAGAAGCATCTGTGGTACTTCGTGAAGAAGCTGCTCAAAGGGCTGGTCGTCTTCCCGCCAGGCTATACATCGGCACGCTCGATCGCTGGCATTCAAAAGGGCCTGCAGCAGTTCATGAGCACCTGCGAGACCCGCGAAGATATCGAAAAGGGAGGCTACGCAATCGTCGGCAGCCCGGAAACGGTTCGCCAGAAGCTTTCCGAAAACATCCAGAAGCTGGGCGTCGGCAATTTGCTTGGCCTGTTCCAACTGGGAACTTTACCACACGACTTGACCTGCAAGAGCATGAAACTGTTCGCCGATAAAGTCATGCCAGGCCTGCGTGAAGAAATGAACGCCGCGCTGACGAGCTAG
- the fusA gene encoding elongation factor G: MDLKKLRNIGISAHIDSGKTTLSERILFYSGRIHKIEEVRGGGDGATMDHMELEKERGITITSAATSVAWNGHPINLIDTPGHVDFTVEVERSLRVLDGAILVLCSVGGVQAQSLTVDRQMKRYKVPRLAFINKMDRTGANPESVIKQMRDKLGVDAIAYQLPIGAEDNFKGVVDLIEMEAIYYDGDQGEKVRKEEIPADLKDAAVEARQEMLEALSNYSDEIMELLLSEEEVPNDLIYKTTHDAVVGLQITPVFMGTAFKNKGVQTLLDAIVRYLPSPLEVKYHANTFVESDEKIPLSCDPKKDFVGMAFKIVEDPYGQLTFMRIYQGTIEKGQPYVNQRTGKTERFARIVRMHSNKREEIDSAGAGDIIAVTGIDCASGDTYAKEREYCSLENIFVPIPVIKISVAPKSRDDSDKLSKALQRFRKEDPTFHVFTDPETNETIIAGMGELHLDVYVERIKREYKVEVVTGPPKVSYRESPTQAVEYNYKHKKQTGGSGQFAHIVGSMEPIPQDTEDAENFMFEDKISQGRIPKEYIPAVKAGFEDCMAKGPVAEFPVVGMKIVLSDGSYHDVDSSEMAFKTAAKGCFRENFMKMKPTLLEPIMNVEVEIPEAFQGPVTGDIIVRRGMVNQTDMNGDTTVIRAEIPLAAMFGYATELRSMTQGQGTFSMELGSYKPTPSHIQEEVVAERKKELEMAK; this comes from the coding sequence ATGGACCTGAAGAAACTACGAAACATCGGTATTTCGGCTCACATCGACTCCGGTAAAACGACGTTGAGCGAACGCATCCTGTTCTACAGTGGTCGTATCCACAAGATCGAAGAAGTCCGCGGTGGTGGCGACGGCGCGACCATGGACCATATGGAACTGGAAAAGGAACGTGGTATTACCATTACCTCGGCCGCCACGAGCGTCGCTTGGAATGGTCACCCGATCAACCTGATCGATACCCCTGGCCACGTTGACTTTACCGTGGAAGTGGAACGTTCGCTTCGCGTGCTCGACGGTGCCATTCTCGTTCTCTGCTCGGTCGGTGGTGTTCAGGCTCAATCGCTCACCGTGGACCGCCAGATGAAGCGTTACAAGGTTCCCCGCCTGGCGTTCATCAACAAGATGGACCGTACCGGGGCCAACCCAGAAAGCGTCATCAAGCAGATGCGCGACAAGCTGGGCGTCGACGCGATCGCTTACCAGCTTCCCATCGGTGCGGAAGACAACTTCAAGGGCGTAGTCGACCTGATCGAAATGGAAGCCATTTACTACGATGGCGATCAGGGCGAAAAAGTCCGCAAGGAAGAAATTCCGGCCGACCTGAAAGACGCAGCCGTTGAAGCTCGCCAGGAAATGCTCGAAGCGCTGTCGAACTACAGCGACGAGATCATGGAACTGCTTCTCTCCGAAGAAGAAGTCCCCAACGACTTGATCTACAAGACCACGCACGACGCCGTCGTCGGTCTGCAGATCACCCCAGTCTTCATGGGTACTGCTTTCAAGAACAAGGGTGTGCAAACGCTTCTCGATGCGATCGTGCGTTACTTGCCGTCGCCACTGGAAGTGAAGTACCACGCCAACACGTTCGTCGAATCGGACGAGAAGATTCCACTGTCGTGCGATCCGAAGAAGGATTTCGTCGGCATGGCGTTCAAGATCGTCGAAGATCCCTACGGTCAGCTGACGTTCATGCGTATCTATCAAGGTACCATCGAAAAGGGTCAACCGTACGTCAACCAACGTACCGGCAAGACCGAACGTTTCGCTCGTATCGTGCGAATGCACTCCAACAAGCGTGAAGAAATCGATTCCGCAGGTGCCGGCGACATCATCGCCGTGACGGGTATCGATTGTGCTTCCGGTGATACCTACGCCAAAGAACGTGAGTACTGCTCGCTGGAAAATATCTTCGTGCCGATCCCGGTCATCAAGATCTCGGTCGCCCCGAAGAGCCGCGACGACAGCGATAAGCTGAGCAAGGCTTTGCAGCGTTTCCGCAAGGAAGACCCAACGTTCCACGTGTTCACCGATCCCGAGACGAACGAAACGATCATCGCGGGCATGGGTGAGTTGCACTTGGACGTCTACGTCGAGCGAATCAAGCGCGAATACAAAGTGGAAGTCGTCACCGGCCCACCGAAGGTTTCGTACCGAGAAAGCCCGACGCAAGCTGTCGAATACAACTACAAGCATAAGAAGCAGACCGGTGGTTCCGGTCAGTTCGCTCACATCGTGGGCAGCATGGAACCAATTCCGCAAGACACGGAAGACGCCGAAAACTTCATGTTTGAAGACAAGATCAGCCAGGGTCGTATTCCTAAGGAATACATCCCAGCGGTCAAAGCTGGCTTCGAAGATTGTATGGCCAAAGGCCCTGTCGCCGAGTTCCCTGTTGTGGGCATGAAGATCGTCCTGTCGGACGGTTCCTACCACGACGTCGACTCGTCCGAAATGGCATTTAAGACGGCCGCTAAGGGTTGCTTCCGCGAGAACTTCATGAAGATGAAGCCAACGCTGCTGGAACCAATCATGAACGTCGAAGTCGAAATCCCTGAAGCGTTCCAAGGCCCTGTCACCGGCGACATCATCGTCCGCCGCGGCATGGTCAATCAAACCGACATGAACGGTGACACCACCGTGATCCGCGCCGAAATTCCTTTGGCCGCCATGTTCGGTTACGCCACGGAACTTCGCAGCATGACCCAAGGCCAAGGTACCTTCAGCATGGAACTGGGTAGCTACAAGCCAACCCCAAGCCACATCCAAGAAGAAGTGGTTGCGGAACGCAAGAAAGAACTGGAAATGGCGAAGTAA
- a CDS encoding tetratricopeptide repeat protein: MQKMLWQSVGTLCLLMGCASLGFGQDVKALITEAAQLSDTAESQDELTRLIEICAEVEPLELAQPQVDYFAKLEAWARNKRGEIYAETSLMTDDEEAIQKLEAAALKDFSLAIKKNPKHWQAIHNRALSYAMLGQTQQALADLDLAIQLNPNFETALFNKAELLYEASQFAAALKQYQTVLKLNPKDVGAMTGQAHCFYRLESYEAAMTAYNQAVKLAPNNALVLANRADAYSDLGYFKEAIHDYKQALVLEKDLPRAQQGLAWILATCPDDTYRNPELALRFAKASVAQSEHVDFRFFDTLAAAEAAMGQFDTAKQRVAEAMKAAPRSEKPFLKHRLALYENRQAYREPKR, encoded by the coding sequence ATGCAGAAGATGCTTTGGCAATCGGTTGGGACATTATGCTTGTTGATGGGCTGCGCATCGCTTGGCTTCGGCCAGGACGTGAAGGCGCTGATCACCGAAGCGGCCCAATTGAGCGACACAGCCGAATCCCAAGACGAACTAACGCGGCTGATCGAGATCTGCGCCGAGGTCGAGCCGCTGGAACTTGCCCAGCCACAAGTCGACTACTTTGCGAAGCTTGAGGCCTGGGCACGCAACAAGCGAGGCGAGATCTACGCCGAAACATCGCTGATGACCGACGACGAAGAAGCGATTCAAAAGCTGGAAGCGGCGGCATTGAAAGACTTTTCGCTGGCCATCAAAAAGAACCCCAAGCATTGGCAAGCGATCCACAACCGAGCTCTTTCGTACGCAATGCTCGGCCAAACCCAACAGGCCCTAGCCGACTTGGACCTGGCCATTCAGCTGAACCCCAACTTCGAGACCGCATTGTTCAACAAAGCGGAGCTGCTGTACGAAGCGAGTCAGTTCGCAGCGGCGCTGAAGCAGTATCAGACGGTGCTGAAACTGAACCCCAAAGATGTCGGCGCGATGACCGGTCAGGCCCACTGCTTCTATCGGCTGGAAAGCTACGAAGCGGCGATGACCGCTTATAACCAGGCCGTGAAGCTGGCCCCGAACAACGCTTTGGTTCTCGCCAATCGAGCCGATGCCTACAGCGACTTGGGTTATTTCAAGGAAGCGATCCACGACTACAAACAAGCTTTGGTGCTGGAGAAAGATCTCCCCCGAGCCCAGCAAGGCCTCGCTTGGATCTTGGCGACTTGCCCCGACGATACGTACCGCAATCCGGAGCTGGCTCTACGCTTCGCCAAAGCTTCGGTGGCTCAGTCGGAACATGTCGACTTCCGCTTCTTCGACACGCTCGCTGCCGCTGAAGCTGCGATGGGCCAGTTCGACACCGCCAAACAACGCGTCGCCGAAGCCATGAAAGCCGCCCCCCGCTCCGAAAAGCCGTTCCTGAAACACCGCCTGGCCCTCTACGAAAACCGCCAAGCCTACCGCGAACCGAAACGGTAG
- the lepB gene encoding signal peptidase I codes for MTYLLFAGLKVFTFVIWLVALWLGLKWVKAPETAWWRILLIGVFILGGTQLLISFFLPMMVASGAPPLFIWAMIGAFALFGTLLLVGKQFRLSRKETILASLPTFAAPLLVLLLITQFAKPNFAEAYKIPSGAMSPTLLGDHIRAECPECGAPRYATAPRGPMRPDFFEELEMICDNFHITRGCPPTDESFPGDRILVSKLKAPQRWDLLVFRAPPQPEVIYVMRLVGLPGETIHIENGALYADGEKLPLPPELEGITYADHLEGLGGLTLWGSAEEPATLAEEEYFVLGDFTTNAADSRLWPSPKQTGVSPYAVPKENIIGVVSEIYWPYDRARSFLK; via the coding sequence ATGACTTACCTACTGTTTGCCGGGCTGAAAGTCTTCACGTTTGTGATTTGGCTGGTCGCATTGTGGCTTGGCCTGAAATGGGTGAAAGCCCCGGAGACTGCTTGGTGGCGGATCTTGCTGATTGGCGTTTTCATCCTGGGCGGAACGCAACTGCTCATCAGTTTCTTCCTGCCGATGATGGTCGCATCGGGCGCGCCGCCCCTTTTCATCTGGGCCATGATCGGTGCGTTTGCCCTGTTCGGCACGCTTCTCTTGGTCGGCAAGCAGTTTCGCCTGAGTAGGAAAGAAACGATCCTTGCGTCGCTACCGACGTTCGCCGCGCCGTTGTTGGTGCTGCTGCTCATCACTCAGTTCGCGAAACCGAACTTCGCCGAGGCGTATAAGATTCCGTCCGGAGCGATGAGCCCGACATTGCTCGGCGACCACATTCGCGCGGAATGCCCTGAGTGTGGTGCGCCGCGGTACGCCACCGCTCCGCGAGGCCCCATGCGGCCTGACTTCTTCGAGGAGCTTGAAATGATTTGTGACAACTTTCATATCACGCGTGGTTGTCCGCCGACCGACGAGTCGTTTCCTGGAGATCGCATTCTTGTCTCGAAGTTAAAAGCTCCGCAGCGGTGGGACCTTCTCGTGTTTCGAGCTCCCCCGCAACCGGAAGTGATCTATGTCATGCGATTAGTCGGCCTGCCAGGCGAAACGATCCACATCGAAAACGGTGCCCTCTATGCCGATGGTGAAAAGCTCCCGCTTCCGCCGGAACTGGAAGGCATCACCTATGCCGACCACTTGGAAGGCTTGGGCGGACTTACACTATGGGGTAGTGCCGAAGAACCTGCCACGCTCGCCGAAGAGGAGTACTTCGTGCTGGGGGATTTCACCACCAACGCAGCCGACTCTCGCCTGTGGCCGAGTCCCAAGCAAACCGGCGTCAGCCCTTACGCGGTTCCCAAGGAAAACATCATCGGCGTCGTGAGCGAGATCTATTGGCCGTACGACCGGGCCCGATCTTTTTTAAAATGA
- a CDS encoding aspartate ammonia-lyase, which produces MSEFRTEKDSMGEVQVPANAYYSAQTQRAVENFPISGWTLPPALIHAMGWVKYACAVANRDLGKLTGTGKNPLSDDQVKALLDACIEVREGKLDGEFPIDVFQTGSGTSSNMNVNEVISNRAIEIIGGDRLAATKPIHPNDHVNMGQSTNDTFPTAIHVAAAMQIKSSLIPALEKLHASLKKKAEAWDKIIKIGRTHLMDATPLRLGQEFGGFARQIELSIKRAKIAMESVLELPVGGTAVGTGINTHPQFSDKVCAALADGLDIPFIEAVDHFEAAANRDGLVQCHSELKTIATTLFNFSNNVRWLGSGPRCGFYEVALPSRQPGSSIMPGKVNPVMSESMMQVTAKVIGNDGCMALSGAAGGNFQLNIMMPVMGHTVLESIHLLANSCDAFVDFCVEDMEANEEQCNAAVEQSLSMCTSLNPLIGYDKAAKMAKDAFASGKTIRELAEEQGEIEPEALKDALDPWKMTYPHE; this is translated from the coding sequence ATGTCCGAGTTCCGAACTGAAAAAGACTCGATGGGGGAAGTTCAAGTTCCCGCGAATGCTTACTACAGCGCTCAAACGCAGCGAGCCGTCGAGAACTTTCCGATCAGCGGGTGGACGCTTCCTCCGGCATTGATCCACGCCATGGGCTGGGTCAAATACGCTTGTGCGGTCGCCAACCGCGATCTCGGCAAGCTGACCGGCACCGGCAAGAATCCTCTTTCCGACGACCAGGTCAAAGCGCTGCTCGACGCCTGTATCGAAGTTCGTGAAGGAAAGCTGGATGGCGAGTTCCCGATTGACGTCTTCCAGACCGGCAGCGGCACTTCCAGCAACATGAACGTCAATGAAGTGATCAGCAATCGGGCCATCGAAATCATCGGGGGAGATCGCCTCGCCGCGACAAAGCCGATTCATCCGAACGATCACGTCAACATGGGGCAAAGCACCAACGACACCTTCCCGACGGCCATTCATGTAGCCGCGGCGATGCAGATCAAGTCGAGCCTGATTCCCGCCCTCGAAAAGCTCCATGCTTCGCTGAAGAAGAAAGCGGAAGCGTGGGACAAGATCATCAAGATCGGCCGCACGCACTTGATGGATGCCACGCCGCTGCGACTGGGACAAGAGTTCGGCGGCTTCGCACGGCAGATCGAACTTTCGATCAAGCGTGCCAAGATTGCGATGGAATCGGTTCTCGAACTTCCGGTCGGTGGTACGGCCGTCGGCACGGGGATCAACACCCATCCGCAGTTCTCGGACAAAGTTTGTGCGGCGCTCGCCGATGGGCTCGACATTCCCTTCATTGAAGCGGTCGACCACTTTGAAGCGGCTGCCAATCGCGACGGTTTGGTTCAGTGCCACAGCGAACTGAAAACAATCGCCACGACGCTGTTCAACTTCTCGAACAACGTGCGTTGGCTCGGAAGTGGTCCACGTTGCGGTTTCTATGAAGTCGCGCTGCCGTCGCGTCAGCCTGGCAGCAGCATTATGCCTGGCAAAGTGAATCCCGTGATGAGCGAAAGCATGATGCAAGTTACCGCCAAAGTGATCGGCAACGATGGCTGCATGGCGTTAAGTGGCGCCGCCGGCGGCAACTTCCAGCTCAACATCATGATGCCAGTGATGGGGCACACCGTACTGGAAAGTATTCATCTGCTGGCCAACTCGTGCGATGCGTTCGTCGACTTCTGTGTCGAAGACATGGAAGCGAACGAAGAGCAGTGCAACGCCGCCGTCGAGCAAAGCCTCTCGATGTGCACCAGCTTGAATCCACTGATCGGCTACGACAAAGCGGCCAAGATGGCCAAAGATGCCTTCGCGAGTGGCAAAACGATCCGAGAACTTGCCGAAGAGCAGGGCGAAATCGAACCGGAAGCCCTCAAGGATGCCCTCGATCCTTGGAAAATGACTTACCCGCACGAGTAA
- a CDS encoding SpoVG family protein: MKITEVRIKLMEDSSDRLRGFCSITFDDAFVIRDLKIIEGANGPFVAMPSRKLTGHCPSCGCKNHLRASYCNQCGIKLKQPHIERGSDQRAKLYADIAHPINSECREQIQSRVIEEYLNEIEEAKRPGYRSKYDDYFSDAGEDYDHDDDDQPSSSKPASRDDAEPNPPTSHERSEESSQLKGPHSRRSDSSSSSSRPQKFGEGIFDD, translated from the coding sequence GTGAAGATCACCGAAGTCCGCATCAAGCTGATGGAAGATTCCAGCGATCGGTTGCGAGGATTCTGCTCCATCACCTTCGACGATGCCTTCGTGATACGCGACTTGAAAATTATCGAAGGCGCCAACGGTCCGTTCGTCGCGATGCCCAGTCGCAAACTGACAGGGCACTGCCCCAGTTGCGGCTGCAAGAACCATCTGCGTGCCTCTTACTGCAATCAGTGCGGTATCAAGCTGAAACAGCCGCACATCGAACGGGGTTCGGACCAACGAGCGAAGCTGTATGCCGATATCGCCCACCCAATCAATTCCGAGTGCCGCGAGCAAATCCAATCGCGGGTCATCGAAGAGTATCTCAACGAAATCGAAGAAGCCAAACGCCCCGGCTACCGCTCGAAGTACGACGACTACTTCAGCGACGCCGGTGAAGATTACGATCACGACGACGACGATCAGCCTTCCTCCAGCAAGCCAGCGTCGCGCGACGATGCCGAGCCCAATCCCCCGACGTCCCACGAACGCTCGGAAGAGTCGTCGCAGCTGAAAGGCCCCCATTCCCGCCGCTCGGACAGCTCCTCCAGTTCGTCACGCCCCCAGAAATTCGGGGAAGGGATTTTTGACGATTAA
- the ispE gene encoding 4-(cytidine 5'-diphospho)-2-C-methyl-D-erythritol kinase: MARVAPGTGKVARMYFQRSASSVSVLAPAKINLFLELLGKRSDGFHELETVMVAVSLFDRLEVTPTEAPDVVLDCAWDKGQEAQARKLGDYSQLLGDLPPQESNLVYRAVKLLQAEENVRLGARIVLRKRIPSASGFGGASSDAAAALFAASQAWNLNLSIDRLSELAANLGSDIPFFFHAGQLGSGQAIATGRGEKIETFDGKRLHLVLIRPAGGISTAESYRRCVLPERPDSSAELLASLKTDQHTSIPRNLTNRLTRPARELSTRIDQLATICEQLDVVAHQMSGSGSGYFAICRNRTHARQIAARLSAQNVGMVFPVSTCGMRSLRN, encoded by the coding sequence TTGGCAAGAGTCGCACCAGGCACCGGCAAAGTGGCACGGATGTATTTCCAGCGATCGGCTTCCAGTGTATCCGTACTCGCTCCAGCGAAGATCAACCTTTTTCTAGAACTGCTGGGGAAACGGTCGGACGGTTTTCATGAACTGGAAACCGTGATGGTCGCGGTCTCGCTGTTCGATCGCCTGGAAGTTACCCCGACCGAAGCGCCTGACGTGGTGCTGGACTGTGCATGGGACAAGGGGCAAGAGGCGCAAGCCAGAAAGCTGGGCGACTATAGCCAACTGCTCGGCGACCTTCCACCTCAGGAAAGCAACTTGGTGTATCGAGCCGTCAAACTGTTGCAAGCCGAAGAAAATGTCCGCCTCGGCGCGAGAATCGTTTTACGAAAACGAATTCCCTCCGCGTCAGGTTTCGGAGGGGCATCGAGCGACGCTGCTGCGGCATTGTTCGCCGCAAGCCAGGCGTGGAACTTGAACCTTTCGATCGACCGCCTGAGCGAGCTCGCGGCGAACCTTGGCAGCGATATTCCTTTCTTCTTTCATGCCGGCCAACTTGGCAGCGGTCAGGCAATTGCCACTGGACGCGGGGAAAAGATCGAGACATTCGACGGCAAACGGCTGCACTTGGTGCTGATCCGACCTGCCGGAGGGATCTCGACCGCCGAGTCGTATCGCCGCTGTGTGCTGCCGGAACGCCCTGACTCGTCGGCCGAACTGCTGGCGAGTTTAAAAACGGATCAACATACGTCGATCCCACGTAATTTAACCAATCGCCTGACACGACCGGCGCGAGAACTTTCGACGCGGATCGACCAACTCGCTACCATTTGTGAACAATTGGATGTGGTCGCCCATCAAATGTCAGGCAGCGGTTCCGGCTACTTCGCCATTTGTCGGAACCGTACGCACGCGCGGCAAATCGCCGCCAGGCTGAGCGCCCAGAACGTCGGGATGGTGTTTCCCGTTTCGACGTGCGGGATGCGCTCGCTGCGAAACTGA
- a CDS encoding lipopolysaccharide assembly protein LapB: MSQSSPEVAPHRFWLVIGAIVLLTFIAYHRTFTYPFHFDGQTNIQAKLAAKEITWDSFPTGPRSLVDLSWQLNHRIGGENTLGYHVVNYIIHVAASLLLLGFVYSTLRLPNIPESFQANALTLAATIAILWAIHPLQTQSVTYITQRYESLMGLFFLLTMVCLCRGSTAARATGWYVGCIAAGLAATLCKEVAIVLPLVMLWYDRAFLASSWAEILRKRWWVYGGVFCGWLILAQVFGVSLDSLERGGAVIVEDTLYTEAGVVRRTVGPLEYLYSQGRAIPFYLQLTLFPVGQSLDHGWRASFSLAEVIWPGIVVVLLLGLTIWAIFKAPRLSFLGGWFFLILAPTSSILPIRDIVFEHRMYLPLAAVLSAIVLGIFALLKSWEGAGKRESMQMTASQGLMVLLVLLVAIYGSVTIARNEVYRSDFAMWQDVIDKNPRHARAYHGMAHSFVMRDDWESAIPYLEKTIELDPEYAFKPYYGKQFFAGAKLALEHDNLPMAVRLLDLTIKMDPQHVDAYVMLSKLLSRQNRRRSVALLQLAVKIDPNHAEAQQTLRQMTQ, translated from the coding sequence ATGTCACAATCATCCCCTGAAGTCGCTCCACATCGATTCTGGCTGGTCATCGGTGCAATCGTTCTGCTGACGTTCATCGCTTATCACCGCACGTTTACCTATCCATTTCATTTTGATGGGCAAACGAATATTCAAGCGAAATTAGCCGCGAAAGAGATCACCTGGGATAGCTTCCCGACAGGGCCTCGATCGCTGGTCGATCTAAGTTGGCAATTGAACCATCGAATTGGGGGAGAAAACACGCTCGGCTATCACGTGGTGAACTATATCATTCATGTGGCAGCCAGCTTGCTTCTGCTGGGGTTCGTCTATTCGACATTACGCTTGCCGAACATCCCGGAATCGTTTCAGGCAAACGCGCTGACTTTGGCGGCGACGATAGCCATTTTGTGGGCCATTCACCCACTGCAAACCCAATCGGTCACCTACATCACGCAGCGATACGAATCGTTGATGGGGCTGTTCTTTTTGCTGACCATGGTTTGTCTTTGCCGAGGCTCCACGGCGGCGCGAGCGACAGGATGGTACGTCGGCTGCATTGCGGCCGGGCTGGCAGCTACGCTATGCAAGGAAGTCGCCATCGTCCTGCCGCTGGTCATGTTGTGGTACGACCGAGCATTCCTTGCCTCGTCGTGGGCGGAGATCTTGCGAAAGCGATGGTGGGTGTATGGGGGCGTGTTTTGCGGATGGTTGATCTTAGCGCAAGTCTTTGGCGTGTCGCTCGACTCGCTGGAGCGGGGCGGGGCGGTCATCGTCGAAGATACGCTTTACACCGAAGCTGGCGTTGTCCGCCGCACGGTTGGTCCGCTGGAATACCTTTACAGCCAAGGCCGAGCCATTCCTTTCTATCTGCAACTGACATTGTTTCCGGTGGGGCAATCGCTCGATCATGGCTGGCGGGCATCGTTCTCGTTGGCTGAAGTGATTTGGCCAGGTATCGTCGTTGTGCTGCTGCTGGGGCTTACGATCTGGGCGATCTTCAAAGCTCCACGACTGAGCTTTCTCGGCGGGTGGTTCTTTTTAATCTTAGCTCCAACGTCCAGTATCTTGCCGATCCGTGACATCGTATTCGAGCATCGCATGTACTTGCCACTGGCAGCCGTTCTGTCGGCGATTGTCTTGGGCATATTCGCACTGCTGAAGTCGTGGGAAGGGGCCGGCAAGCGAGAGTCGATGCAGATGACCGCTTCGCAAGGATTGATGGTGCTGCTGGTTTTGTTGGTAGCCATTTATGGAAGTGTGACCATCGCGCGGAACGAGGTGTATCGTTCTGACTTCGCGATGTGGCAGGATGTCATCGATAAGAATCCACGGCATGCGCGTGCTTATCATGGCATGGCCCACAGTTTCGTGATGCGTGACGACTGGGAAAGTGCAATTCCTTACTTAGAAAAGACGATCGAGCTCGACCCGGAATATGCATTCAAGCCTTATTACGGCAAGCAGTTTTTCGCGGGGGCAAAGCTGGCGCTGGAGCATGACAATCTGCCGATGGCGGTCCGGCTGTTAGATCTGACGATCAAGATGGATCCGCAACATGTCGACGCGTACGTGATGCTCTCGAAATTGTTGTCGCGGCAGAACCGTCGCCGCTCGGTGGCGCTGCTGCAACTGGCCGTCAAAATCGACCCCAATCATGCCGAGGCCCAGCAAACGCTGCGACAGATGACGCAGTAA